In Aedes albopictus strain Foshan chromosome 3, AalbF5, whole genome shotgun sequence, the following are encoded in one genomic region:
- the LOC115258697 gene encoding uncharacterized protein LOC115258697, whose amino-acid sequence MKPATAKLLDLRADVLRQVVHERQMLVTPNLFCIGGSVRFARFRLRTNLGRISRSVPIMLPVGGIAEMMHGSFRVPDLDGMQLKFVAAQPEPCPAAGSTPVHPPRMTVSWTAKKRHGDVISKNPAIEAEDGCCTREATTSLNCKRKTEINCIQS is encoded by the exons ATGAAACCAGCTACGGCCAAGCTGCTGGATCTCAGAGCCGACGTTCTTCGCCAAGTCGTACACGAGCGACAAATGTTGGTGACACCGAATTTGTTTTGCATTGGTGGATCTGTACGATTCGCTAGATTCCGCCTGAGAAcgaatcttggaagaatatctcgcagtgtccctatcatgttgccagTTGGTGGAATTGCTGAGATGATGCACGGGAGTTTCAGAGTGCCGGATCTGGACGGGATGCAGCTGAAATTTGTCGCTGCCCAA CCGGAACCTTGTCCAGCTGCCGGAAGCACCCCAGTTCATCCTCCTCGAATGACAGTTTCTTGGACAGCGAAGAAGAGGCACGGCGATGTGATATCAAAGAACCCAGCGATTGAAGCAGAAGATGGATGCTGCACGCGGGAAGCGACAACAAGTTTAAACTGTAAGCGGAAAACCGAGATAAACTGTATCCAAAGTTGA